The Paracholeplasma morum genome has a segment encoding these proteins:
- a CDS encoding ATP-binding protein, with protein sequence MQQSKAEKLEQILEDAARKINSLFEKTEIFYRKIVDLVLTIFSFISDKIWYKLDKEKRIVDNPFYKKVRYLTFPWHFIWIIGFLISKRKKDDRLIYDLPGVHIIVGPPGCGKSSLQFMLAERFRLKTGKPSLINSDFEKARLSEDNSYYYKYHYLYNFTDFWRDRRMIEQPNHKIAASLIVDEGHRILNYRENGSTEYNDKFMPFMNYAVLVRKYIKHIYFSTQMGKVDIQLMHLAQSLTQPRVDIGFDYPDWLVETGAYRFKIKGFFIDQYSIDANGEKSVKPVKSFYIKNEWADFDYFETMAMNDVYDHVKMYHPKNLIKERVKNG encoded by the coding sequence ATGCAACAATCTAAAGCAGAAAAGTTAGAACAAATACTCGAGGATGCAGCTAGAAAAATTAATTCTCTTTTCGAGAAAACAGAGATATTTTATAGAAAGATAGTTGACCTTGTGTTGACTATCTTCTCATTTATTTCGGATAAGATTTGGTATAAGCTCGATAAAGAGAAAAGAATAGTAGATAATCCATTTTACAAAAAGGTCCGATACCTTACTTTTCCCTGGCATTTTATTTGGATTATTGGATTTCTAATATCTAAACGTAAAAAGGATGATAGGTTAATTTATGATCTACCGGGAGTACATATCATTGTTGGGCCACCTGGATGTGGGAAATCAAGTCTACAGTTTATGTTAGCCGAACGATTTAGATTGAAAACAGGCAAACCTAGTTTAATCAATTCTGATTTTGAAAAAGCTAGACTATCAGAAGATAATAGTTATTACTATAAATATCATTATCTGTATAACTTTACTGACTTTTGGAGAGATCGAAGAATGATTGAACAACCTAATCATAAAATTGCTGCTTCTTTGATTGTTGATGAAGGTCATAGAATATTAAACTATAGAGAAAATGGATCTACAGAATATAATGACAAGTTCATGCCTTTTATGAATTATGCAGTACTTGTTAGAAAATACATCAAGCATATTTATTTTTCGACTCAAATGGGCAAAGTAGATATCCAGTTAATGCACTTAGCTCAGTCGCTGACACAACCAAGAGTTGACATCGGATTCGATTATCCAGATTGGTTAGTTGAAACTGGAGCATACCGATTTAAAATCAAAGGATTCTTTATAGACCAATACTCAATAGACGCAAATGGGGAAAAAAGTGTTAAGCCAGTTAAGTCATTTTACATTAAGAACGAATGGGCTGACTTCGATTACTTTGAAACCATGGCAATGAATGACGTATATGATCATGTTAAGATGTATCATCCAAAAAATCTAATTAAAGAGAGGGTTAAAAATGGGTAA